In Cryptosporangium minutisporangium, one DNA window encodes the following:
- a CDS encoding ABC transporter permease — protein MSHVGGDRPSTDGAGSLSGSGPVLPLDTEAVLVPVDAAEPGASKPGDKSSDVRGRSPGQLAWARLRHDKVAIASAIVLAFFLLVAIFADLIVSAYGINRDQLFQNKLDSLGFPLGYLGGVSGDHWFGLEPQLGRDIFVQLVYGARTSLGIALAAAVCSTVIGVILGLVSGFLGGVVDSVISWVTDLMLAFPFIIFCLAAVPIINTLISGSVQKQPSVETRIYVVIGVLVTFGWMSTCRLVRGQVLSLREREFVDAARAAGAGTRHIIFRQLLPNLWAPILVTFSLAVPQYVTTEAALSFLQIGVTEPVPDWGRMIFTSTRYVSVDPAYAFFPGIALFLLVLAFNLFGDSLRDALDPRSAR, from the coding sequence ATGAGCCATGTCGGCGGCGATCGGCCCTCGACGGACGGTGCGGGCAGCCTGAGTGGCTCCGGTCCCGTCCTGCCGCTCGACACGGAGGCCGTCCTCGTGCCGGTCGACGCGGCCGAGCCGGGCGCGAGCAAGCCAGGGGACAAGTCCTCCGACGTCCGGGGGCGGTCTCCCGGCCAGCTGGCCTGGGCCCGCTTGCGCCACGACAAGGTCGCGATCGCCAGCGCGATCGTGCTGGCGTTCTTCCTTCTGGTGGCGATCTTCGCAGACCTCATCGTGTCTGCCTACGGAATTAATCGCGACCAGCTCTTCCAGAACAAGCTCGACTCGCTGGGCTTCCCGCTGGGGTATCTGGGCGGCGTCAGCGGTGACCACTGGTTCGGTCTGGAGCCGCAGCTCGGGCGGGACATCTTCGTCCAGCTGGTGTACGGAGCCCGTACCTCGCTCGGGATCGCGTTGGCGGCTGCAGTCTGCAGCACCGTGATCGGTGTGATCCTCGGCCTGGTGTCGGGTTTCCTCGGCGGCGTCGTCGACTCGGTGATCAGTTGGGTCACCGACTTGATGCTGGCGTTTCCGTTCATCATCTTCTGCCTGGCTGCTGTACCGATCATTAATACGCTGATCAGCGGTTCCGTACAGAAACAACCGAGCGTTGAAACGCGAATCTACGTCGTCATCGGTGTGCTGGTGACGTTCGGTTGGATGAGCACCTGTCGCCTCGTTCGAGGCCAAGTTCTCTCGCTGCGCGAACGAGAGTTCGTGGACGCGGCCCGCGCGGCCGGCGCCGGTACTCGACACATTATTTTTCGGCAGTTGCTGCCTAACCTGTGGGCACCGATCCTGGTGACGTTCTCGCTGGCCGTGCCGCAGTACGTCACCACCGAGGCGGCCCTGTCCTTCCTCCAGATCGGTGTCACCGAACCGGTGCCGGATTGGGGACGGATGATCTTCACCTCCACCAGGTACGTGTCCGTCGACCCGGCGTACGCGTTCTTCCCCGGCATCGCCCTGTTCCTGCTCGTGCTGGCGTTCAACCTCTTCGGTGACTCGCTGCGCGACGCACTAGATCCCCGGTCTGCGCGATGA
- a CDS encoding dipeptide ABC transporter ATP-binding protein, translating to MTEKPSPPAKDALLSVRGLAKHYPVGGGGFGRGKALVRAVDGIDFDVSAGETLGLVGESGCGKTTTGRMVIRLLEASAGTIMFQGKDVTKARGRALGHLRQDMQMIFQDPYSSLNPRHTVGRIVEMPLNVSNIDPPGGRKKRVQEMLELVGLNPEHYNRYPHEFSGGQRQRIGIARALVVEPQFIVADEPVSALDVSIQAQIINLLRKLQSELDLAFLFIAHDLAVVRHFSQRIAVMYLGKIVEVGDREAIYERPSHPYTRALLSAVPDVTKIGNVDSKRIRLAGDVPTPLDPPSGCRFRTRCWKAQDRCAQEVPPLTPKRGGSLAACHFPET from the coding sequence GTGACCGAGAAGCCCAGCCCTCCCGCGAAGGACGCGCTGCTCTCGGTCCGTGGCCTGGCCAAGCACTACCCCGTCGGTGGTGGTGGGTTCGGACGCGGCAAGGCCTTGGTCCGCGCGGTCGACGGCATCGACTTCGACGTCAGCGCCGGCGAGACGCTCGGGCTGGTCGGTGAGTCCGGCTGCGGCAAGACGACGACCGGACGAATGGTGATCCGGTTGCTCGAGGCGTCGGCCGGAACGATCATGTTCCAGGGCAAGGACGTCACCAAGGCACGCGGCCGGGCGCTGGGCCACCTGCGTCAGGACATGCAGATGATCTTCCAGGACCCGTACTCGTCGCTGAACCCGCGGCACACGGTGGGCCGGATCGTCGAGATGCCGCTGAACGTCAGCAACATCGACCCGCCGGGCGGGCGGAAGAAGCGCGTCCAGGAGATGCTCGAACTGGTCGGGCTCAACCCGGAGCACTACAACCGGTACCCGCACGAATTCTCCGGCGGCCAGCGGCAGCGGATCGGTATCGCTCGGGCGCTCGTCGTCGAGCCGCAGTTCATCGTCGCCGACGAGCCGGTGTCCGCGCTCGACGTCTCGATCCAGGCGCAGATCATCAACCTGCTGCGCAAGCTGCAGAGCGAGCTGGACCTGGCGTTCCTGTTCATCGCGCACGACCTCGCGGTGGTCCGGCACTTCTCCCAGCGGATCGCGGTGATGTACCTGGGGAAGATCGTCGAGGTCGGCGACCGGGAGGCGATCTACGAGCGGCCGTCGCACCCGTACACGCGGGCGCTGCTGTCGGCGGTTCCGGACGTGACGAAGATCGGGAACGTCGACTCGAAGCGGATCCGGCTGGCCGGCGACGTACCGACGCCGCTGGACCCGCCATCGGGGTGCCGGTTCCGGACGCGGTGCTGGAAGGCACAGGACAGGTGCGCCCAGGAGGTGCCCCCGCTGACCCCCAAGCGCGGCGGCTCGCTGGCAGCCTGCCACTTCCCAGAGACCTGA
- a CDS encoding ABC transporter substrate-binding protein — translation MLTVSILAVALAAAGCSKNTGEDDGTGDQTEASTQTATLAENSDGPAPEVPGAKKGGTVTIYTSGDFEHLDPQQNYVVPAQTTGTNLLYRTLTQYRENGDGKLEVVGDLATNTGEESDGGKTWKYTLKDGLKYEDGTPITAQDVAYGIARSFSPDLPNGPHYAQQWLAGDADYNAKYKGPYDGGAQIPPNVEVPDAKTIIFKFPEPHADTPFLAAMTTVSPVPKAKDTKVQYDNRPFSSGPYKIKEYRRGQQMTLVRNENWDPKTDPIRHNYPDQYVINFTRSAEQASELLIADQGANQAALTMQDMTIPASVYPKAIADTSAKSRILTGPTQFVWLINFNTQRVKDLKVRQALNYAIDRQGMLKVWGSYAGDPGTTLLSPTTSGYQKYNAYDGGTNGNIEKAKELLGGKKLNLTYAYRNTERNQAIAAFLRSSFQQVGVNLNIQPVDEDQYYTVIGKKDNQFDMYMSGWGSDWPGGGTVIPPLWDGDRIVPEGNNNYSYLDDPKVNAEIDRILGLSDLTEADKAWAELDKDIMTRLAPAIPVIYDKQTTLYGSKIGGIYLSAPYGNSGLNNLYVK, via the coding sequence ATGCTGACTGTCAGCATCCTCGCGGTGGCGCTCGCCGCCGCCGGATGCAGCAAAAACACCGGTGAGGACGACGGGACCGGAGACCAGACCGAGGCGTCGACGCAGACCGCCACGCTCGCGGAGAACTCCGACGGACCCGCTCCGGAGGTGCCCGGCGCCAAGAAGGGCGGCACGGTCACGATCTACACCAGCGGCGACTTCGAGCATCTCGACCCGCAGCAGAACTACGTCGTGCCTGCGCAGACCACCGGCACCAACCTGCTCTACCGGACGCTGACCCAGTACCGGGAGAACGGCGACGGCAAGCTGGAGGTCGTGGGTGACCTCGCCACGAACACCGGCGAGGAGTCCGACGGCGGTAAGACCTGGAAGTACACGCTGAAGGACGGCCTGAAGTACGAGGACGGAACGCCGATCACGGCGCAGGACGTCGCGTACGGCATCGCTCGTTCGTTCAGCCCCGACCTGCCGAACGGCCCGCACTACGCTCAGCAGTGGCTGGCCGGCGACGCGGACTACAACGCCAAGTACAAGGGGCCCTACGACGGCGGCGCGCAGATTCCGCCGAACGTCGAGGTGCCGGACGCGAAGACGATCATCTTCAAGTTCCCGGAGCCGCACGCGGACACGCCGTTCTTGGCGGCGATGACCACGGTGTCGCCGGTTCCGAAGGCGAAGGACACGAAGGTCCAGTACGACAACCGGCCGTTCTCGTCCGGTCCGTACAAGATCAAGGAGTACCGCCGGGGCCAGCAGATGACGCTGGTGCGGAACGAGAATTGGGACCCGAAGACGGACCCGATCCGGCACAACTACCCGGACCAGTACGTCATCAACTTCACCCGCAGCGCCGAGCAGGCCAGTGAGCTGCTGATCGCCGACCAGGGCGCGAACCAGGCGGCGCTGACCATGCAGGACATGACGATCCCGGCGAGCGTCTACCCGAAGGCGATCGCCGACACGAGCGCGAAGAGCCGGATCCTCACCGGTCCGACGCAGTTCGTCTGGTTGATCAACTTCAACACCCAGCGGGTGAAGGACCTCAAGGTCCGCCAGGCCCTGAACTACGCGATCGACCGCCAGGGCATGCTCAAGGTCTGGGGCTCCTACGCCGGTGACCCGGGCACGACGCTGCTGTCGCCGACCACCTCGGGCTACCAGAAGTACAACGCCTACGACGGTGGCACGAACGGCAACATCGAGAAGGCCAAGGAACTGCTCGGCGGCAAGAAGCTGAACCTCACCTACGCCTACCGGAACACCGAGCGCAACCAGGCGATCGCCGCGTTCCTGCGGAGCAGCTTCCAGCAGGTCGGCGTCAACCTGAACATCCAGCCGGTCGACGAGGACCAGTACTACACAGTCATCGGCAAGAAGGACAACCAGTTCGACATGTACATGTCCGGCTGGGGTTCGGACTGGCCGGGTGGCGGCACCGTGATCCCGCCGCTCTGGGACGGCGACCGGATCGTGCCCGAGGGCAACAACAACTACTCCTACCTGGACGACCCGAAGGTCAATGCCGAGATCGATCGGATCCTCGGCCTGTCCGACCTGACCGAGGCCGACAAGGCCTGGGCGGAGTTGGACAAGGACATCATGACCCGCCTCGCGCCGGCCATCCCGGTCATCTACGACAAGCAGACGACCCTGTACGGCTCGAAGATCGGCGGTATCTACCTGAGCGCGCCGTACGGCAACTCGGGTCTGAACAACCTGTACGTCAAGTAA
- a CDS encoding ABC transporter ATP-binding protein gives MTTTDSSQAPSVEDDFLTVDDLHVSFETPDGVVRAVDGISFGVRRGQTLGIVGESGSGKSVSSMAVMGLHDLHRTKITGQISVGGRDIVGCPEEEVRKLRGRTMAMIFQDPLSALHPFYTVGRQIVEGYRIHHPDASKKAARQRAIEMLDRVGIPRPDKRVDSYPHEFSGGMRQRAMIAMALVNDPELLIADEPTTALDVTVQAQILDLLEDLQREFNSAVVIITHDLGVISQVADDVLVMYAGRAVEKGSVEQVLRHPQHPYTWGLLNSVPSLHGDAEADLLPIQGSPPSLLNRPSGCAFHPRCPYAGQNGDRSFTDVPELLPVLDDAGHSVACHLPADRRREIYQRDIAEAGVAL, from the coding sequence ATGACCACTACTGATTCTTCGCAGGCCCCGTCGGTCGAGGACGACTTCCTCACGGTCGACGACCTGCACGTCAGCTTCGAGACGCCGGACGGTGTGGTCCGTGCCGTCGACGGCATCTCGTTCGGCGTCCGTCGCGGGCAGACGCTCGGCATCGTCGGCGAGTCCGGCTCCGGCAAGTCGGTCAGCAGCATGGCCGTGATGGGCCTGCACGACCTGCACCGGACGAAGATCACCGGGCAGATCTCGGTCGGCGGACGCGACATCGTCGGCTGCCCGGAGGAGGAGGTCCGGAAGCTGCGCGGCCGGACGATGGCCATGATCTTCCAGGACCCGCTCTCCGCGCTGCACCCCTTCTACACCGTGGGCCGCCAGATCGTGGAGGGGTACCGGATCCATCACCCGGACGCGAGCAAGAAGGCCGCCCGCCAACGCGCGATCGAGATGCTCGACCGAGTGGGGATCCCGCGCCCGGACAAGCGCGTCGACAGCTATCCGCACGAGTTCTCCGGCGGTATGCGCCAGCGCGCAATGATCGCGATGGCGCTGGTCAACGACCCCGAACTGCTGATCGCCGACGAGCCCACCACGGCGCTGGACGTCACCGTCCAGGCGCAGATCCTCGACCTGCTCGAGGACCTGCAGCGCGAGTTCAACTCGGCGGTCGTCATCATCACGCACGACCTCGGAGTGATCAGCCAGGTCGCGGACGACGTGCTGGTGATGTACGCCGGGCGAGCGGTCGAGAAGGGCTCCGTCGAGCAGGTACTCCGGCATCCGCAGCACCCCTACACCTGGGGCCTGCTCAACTCGGTGCCGTCGCTGCACGGCGACGCCGAAGCCGACCTGCTCCCGATCCAGGGCAGCCCGCCCAGCCTGCTGAACCGCCCCTCGGGCTGCGCGTTCCACCCCCGTTGCCCGTACGCCGGGCAGAACGGCGACCGGTCGTTCACCGACGTCCCCGAGCTGCTGCCCGTGCTGGACGACGCCGGGCACTCGGTCGCTTGCCACCTGCCTGCCGATCGTCGGCGCGAGATCTACCAGCGGGACATTGCGGAAGCCGGGGTGGCGCTGTGA
- a CDS encoding ABC transporter permease, whose protein sequence is MARFILRRGSLALLTLFSVSVVTFFMFFAVPTSPAELQCGRDCRPSQVQNIEEQLGLDRPVWQQYGEYMKGIVTGRTIGEGDTAIECDAPCLGWSFRSSEAVTSIVARALPVTLSIVLGGVLMWALLGVSLGCISALRRGTWIDKTAIGFSLAGASMQIYFVGLLLQILFVYTLKWLPTPEYVSPFEDLGKWFVGMILPWTTLALLNSAIYARLTRAQMLESLSEDYVRTARAKGLPPRQVHLRHALRAGITPIVTIFGLDLGASLGGAVITENVFGMPGLGFVATQAARELNLPIVMATVLLAAFFIVSTNVIVDGLYASIDPRVRLG, encoded by the coding sequence GTGGCCAGGTTCATCCTGCGGCGAGGGTCACTCGCGCTCCTGACGCTGTTCAGCGTGAGCGTCGTGACGTTCTTCATGTTCTTCGCGGTTCCGACCAGCCCGGCCGAGCTGCAGTGCGGGCGGGACTGCCGCCCCTCCCAGGTGCAGAACATCGAGGAGCAGCTGGGTCTGGACCGACCCGTCTGGCAGCAGTACGGCGAATACATGAAGGGCATCGTCACCGGCCGGACGATCGGTGAGGGCGACACCGCGATCGAGTGCGACGCGCCCTGCCTCGGTTGGTCGTTCCGCAGCAGCGAAGCGGTGACCAGCATCGTCGCTCGGGCGCTTCCGGTCACCCTCTCGATCGTGCTCGGCGGTGTGCTCATGTGGGCGCTGCTCGGCGTCTCGCTCGGCTGCATCTCAGCCCTCCGCCGTGGTACCTGGATCGACAAGACGGCGATCGGCTTCTCGCTCGCCGGCGCGTCGATGCAGATCTACTTCGTCGGTCTGCTCCTGCAGATCTTGTTCGTGTACACGCTGAAGTGGCTGCCGACCCCCGAGTACGTCAGCCCGTTCGAGGATCTCGGGAAGTGGTTCGTCGGGATGATCCTGCCCTGGACGACGCTCGCGCTCCTGAACTCCGCGATCTACGCCCGACTGACCCGTGCCCAGATGCTCGAGTCGCTGTCCGAGGACTACGTCCGGACGGCCCGAGCAAAGGGGTTGCCGCCGCGCCAGGTCCATCTGCGACATGCGCTCCGTGCGGGTATCACGCCGATCGTCACGATCTTCGGCCTCGACCTGGGTGCCTCGCTGGGCGGCGCGGTGATCACCGAGAACGTGTTCGGCATGCCGGGACTCGGCTTCGTCGCCACCCAGGCCGCACGGGAGCTCAACCTGCCTATCGTGATGGCCACCGTGCTGTTGGCCGCGTTCTTCATCGTTTCGACGAACGTCATCGTCGACGGGCTGTACGCCTCCATCGACCCGCGGGTGAGGCTCGGATGA